A region from the Salifodinibacter halophilus genome encodes:
- the fis gene encoding DNA-binding transcriptional regulator Fis, whose protein sequence is MSSTERDDPSSGQTKPLRHYVGASLDQYFESLNGCEPPDNLYEMVLAEVEKPLLERVLDQTGGNQSRAAEMLGINRATLRKKLRRHALNG, encoded by the coding sequence ATGTCGTCGACTGAACGCGATGACCCCTCCAGTGGCCAGACCAAACCATTACGCCACTATGTCGGCGCAAGCTTGGATCAATATTTCGAATCCCTGAATGGCTGTGAGCCGCCCGACAATCTCTACGAGATGGTGTTGGCGGAAGTGGAGAAACCACTACTCGAACGTGTACTCGACCAGACCGGTGGTAATCAATCCCGGGCGGCTGAGATGCTTGGCATCAATCGCGCCACGCTGCGCAAGAAATTGCGTCGGCACGCGTTAAACGGCTAG
- the prmA gene encoding 50S ribosomal protein L11 methyltransferase, producing MNLARLQVIAETEHSALAELVLEENGAEAVTVLDVGEELTVEPAPGQTPSFGVSRVVGQFSPETDTAPIEHALREAIGDPHVTVASEILPEADWVEAWRAYQKPRRFGDDLWVAPTDAELSAEAGPSATVIRLDPGLAFGTGSHPTTALCLAWLAGADLAGQRVLDYGCGSGILAIAAAKLGAHTVVAVDNDPKALTATRDNAAANGVAEVVETPALDAVPAPAYDIVLANILAAPLIDLTPTLIAQLAPGGWLVLSGLLSRHVDDVQNAYADWLSFEPPIYEGDWAALAGRRR from the coding sequence ATGAATCTCGCCCGCTTGCAGGTCATTGCTGAGACCGAGCATTCGGCCCTGGCCGAACTGGTGCTGGAAGAAAACGGTGCCGAGGCGGTGACAGTGCTCGATGTAGGTGAGGAATTGACCGTGGAACCAGCGCCGGGTCAGACCCCGTCGTTTGGTGTCTCGCGGGTTGTTGGGCAGTTTTCGCCGGAGACCGATACGGCCCCAATCGAGCACGCCCTGCGGGAAGCCATCGGTGACCCGCATGTGACTGTGGCCAGCGAAATACTGCCCGAAGCCGACTGGGTCGAAGCCTGGCGTGCGTATCAAAAGCCGCGTCGGTTTGGCGACGATCTGTGGGTTGCGCCGACTGATGCCGAACTGTCGGCTGAGGCCGGTCCGAGTGCAACCGTGATTCGTCTGGATCCAGGGTTGGCGTTTGGCACTGGCTCGCATCCGACAACGGCGCTATGTCTGGCTTGGCTGGCCGGCGCTGATCTAGCCGGCCAGCGTGTTCTCGATTATGGCTGCGGCTCGGGGATTCTAGCGATCGCTGCTGCCAAACTTGGTGCACATACGGTCGTTGCGGTCGACAACGACCCGAAAGCATTGACTGCGACTCGTGACAATGCCGCTGCCAACGGCGTGGCCGAAGTGGTCGAGACACCAGCGCTGGATGCGGTACCCGCGCCGGCTTACGATATCGTTCTGGCCAATATACTGGCTGCCCCGCTGATCGATCTGACGCCGACGTTGATCGCGCAGCTTGCACCGGGCGGTTGGTTGGTGCTCTCCGGGCTGTTATCGCGCCATGTCGATGATGTGCAAAATGCCTACGCAGATTGGTTATCTTTCGAGCCGCCCATCTACGAAGGAGATTGGGCGGCATTGGCCGGTCGTCGCCGATAG
- the accC gene encoding acetyl-CoA carboxylase biotin carboxylase subunit: MLDKVLIANRGEIALRILRACRQLDIPVVAVYSTADQDQKHVLLAEEAVCIGPPNADGSYLNMATLMSTAEVAGASAIHPGYGFLSENADFAESVAESGFTYIGPDAETIRLMADKTSAIQEMSAAGVPCVPGSGGPLSDDDQANRQLAESIGLPVIIKAVGGGGGRGMHVVHSASEVPSAVDMARREAASSFGNSLVYMEKFLELPRHIEVQVLADNYGNAIHLGERDCSSQRRHQKVVEEAPAPGITDAERERIGALCVAACQRIGYRGAGTFEFLYENGEFHFIEMNTRIQVEHPVTEMITGVDLVAEQLRIAAGYPLSYSQSDIELSGHAIECRVNAEHPTTFVPSPGRITEYHTPGGPGIRLDSHAYAGYSVPPHYDSLIGKLIAHGPDRDTALSRGEIALSEMVVEGIHTNLDLHQQILTDPHFVAGGVSIHYLENKLRADADG, translated from the coding sequence ATGCTGGATAAGGTACTGATTGCCAACCGTGGCGAGATTGCGCTGCGGATCCTGCGCGCCTGTCGTCAACTCGATATCCCGGTGGTCGCGGTCTATTCCACCGCTGACCAGGATCAGAAACACGTTCTGCTGGCCGAGGAGGCGGTCTGTATCGGCCCGCCGAACGCCGATGGAAGCTACCTCAACATGGCGACGCTGATGAGCACGGCGGAGGTTGCCGGTGCCAGTGCGATCCACCCTGGCTACGGCTTCCTGTCGGAAAACGCGGATTTCGCCGAAAGCGTAGCCGAATCTGGGTTCACCTACATCGGCCCGGATGCCGAGACGATCCGCTTGATGGCTGACAAAACCTCGGCGATCCAGGAAATGTCGGCGGCTGGTGTGCCTTGTGTGCCGGGGTCAGGCGGGCCGTTGTCCGACGATGACCAGGCCAATCGCCAACTGGCTGAATCCATCGGTCTTCCGGTCATCATCAAGGCCGTCGGCGGTGGCGGTGGACGTGGCATGCATGTTGTCCATAGTGCATCCGAAGTCCCCAGTGCGGTCGATATGGCGCGCCGTGAGGCCGCGAGTTCCTTTGGCAACTCGCTGGTCTATATGGAGAAATTTCTGGAGCTGCCGCGCCACATCGAAGTCCAGGTGCTGGCCGACAACTATGGCAACGCCATCCATCTGGGCGAGCGCGACTGCTCGTCGCAGCGTCGCCATCAAAAGGTGGTCGAGGAAGCGCCGGCGCCTGGCATCACTGATGCCGAGCGTGAACGTATCGGTGCATTGTGTGTGGCGGCATGCCAGCGCATTGGTTATCGCGGCGCAGGCACCTTCGAGTTTTTATACGAAAACGGCGAGTTCCATTTCATTGAAATGAATACGCGTATCCAGGTTGAGCATCCGGTCACTGAAATGATCACGGGTGTCGATCTGGTGGCCGAACAACTGCGAATCGCGGCAGGCTATCCGCTGTCTTATTCGCAGTCGGATATCGAGCTTTCTGGGCACGCCATCGAGTGCCGAGTTAATGCCGAGCATCCGACGACGTTCGTGCCGTCGCCTGGCCGGATCACCGAATACCACACGCCGGGTGGCCCGGGTATACGGCTGGATTCGCATGCCTACGCGGGCTATAGCGTGCCGCCTCACTACGATTCGCTGATCGGCAAGCTTATCGCCCACGGCCCGGATCGGGACACCGCGCTATCCCGCGGCGAAATCGCGTTGTCGGAGATGGTCGTTGAAGGAATACACACCAACCTCGATCTCCACCAACAAATCCTGACCGATCCGCATTTCGTGGCGGGTGGCGTGTCCATTCATTATCTGGAAAACAAGCTGCGCGCCGACGCCGACGGATGA
- a CDS encoding acetyl-CoA carboxylase biotin carboxyl carrier protein: MDIRKLKKLIELVEASGVAELEISEGEESVRIGRYPPVAASAGAAPPPATQAPAQPAAPPAQPEAESTAPADEPLDGTMIRSPMVGTFYRAPSPDAEPFAEVGNRVSVGDTLCIVEAMKMLNQIESETAGTISQVLVEDGQPVEFDQPLFVIS, encoded by the coding sequence ATGGACATACGAAAACTCAAGAAACTCATCGAACTGGTTGAGGCGTCGGGCGTCGCCGAGCTCGAAATATCGGAGGGCGAAGAGTCAGTCCGTATCGGCCGCTATCCGCCAGTAGCGGCCTCTGCCGGGGCCGCGCCGCCACCGGCGACGCAGGCGCCGGCGCAGCCGGCGGCGCCACCTGCTCAGCCGGAGGCTGAAAGCACGGCGCCGGCCGACGAGCCGCTGGATGGCACGATGATCCGCTCACCGATGGTGGGCACGTTTTATCGCGCCCCGTCACCGGACGCCGAACCGTTTGCTGAAGTCGGCAATCGCGTTTCGGTGGGCGATACGCTATGCATCGTCGAGGCTATGAAAATGCTCAATCAGATCGAGTCCGAGACTGCCGGGACAATCAGCCAAGTGCTGGTGGAAGACGGCCAGCCGGTGGAGTTCGATCAACCACTGTTTGTCATTTCGTGA
- the aroQ gene encoding type II 3-dehydroquinate dehydratase, with translation MARYLLVNGPNLNLLGQRESAHYGRDTLAAIESRLAVLAQDAGHELDTFQTNGEGALIDRVQAAGHEHCDGILLNPGGFTHTSVALRDAMIATGLPFVEIHLSNIAAREPFRQHSYFSDIALGTVAGFGAHGYELALAALMRADGAA, from the coding sequence TTGGCGCGATATCTGCTTGTCAACGGGCCGAATTTAAATCTGCTCGGGCAGCGCGAGTCGGCCCATTATGGCCGCGACACGCTGGCTGCGATCGAGTCGCGATTGGCCGTGCTTGCGCAAGACGCTGGCCACGAACTCGATACTTTTCAGACCAACGGCGAAGGTGCGTTGATTGACCGTGTGCAGGCCGCTGGACACGAGCACTGTGACGGCATCTTGTTGAATCCCGGCGGGTTCACTCATACCAGCGTGGCGCTGCGCGACGCGATGATTGCGACGGGGCTGCCGTTTGTGGAAATTCATCTGTCAAATATCGCCGCGCGCGAGCCGTTCCGCCAACATTCGTACTTTTCGGACATTGCGCTTGGCACCGTCGCTGGATTCGGTGCCCACGGTTACGAGTTGGCGCTAGCCGCACTTATGCGCGCCGACGGCGCGGCTTAG
- a CDS encoding divalent-cation tolerance protein CutA, giving the protein MSDAESGGRYHPIIIYVTCPDTATAESIANGLVEAGEAACVNIVPGIRSVYRWQGQVETAQEVLLLIKTQHTRLEALRTRVTESHPDDVPEIVAVPIVDGLPDYLGWLIETTEA; this is encoded by the coding sequence ATGAGCGATGCCGAATCTGGCGGCCGCTACCACCCGATTATCATTTATGTCACCTGTCCTGATACGGCGACTGCCGAGTCGATCGCCAATGGGCTGGTCGAAGCCGGTGAAGCGGCTTGCGTCAATATCGTGCCGGGGATCAGATCGGTTTATCGCTGGCAAGGTCAGGTCGAAACCGCCCAGGAAGTCCTTTTGCTGATCAAAACTCAGCACACTCGGTTGGAAGCACTGCGTACTCGCGTGACCGAATCCCATCCGGACGATGTGCCGGAAATCGTTGCGGTGCCGATTGTTGATGGGCTGCCCGATTATCTGGGCTGGCTGATCGAAACAACCGAGGCTTAA
- a CDS encoding peroxiredoxin gives MGLRLGDTAPNFTAETTEGTIDFHTWLGDGWGVLMSHPADFTPVCTTELGTVGGLDSEFAKRNAKAIVVSVDSVDDHYKWSQDIAETQRSGVTFPIIGDPERKVSELYDMIHPNEGDTSTVRSVFVIDPNKKIRMTLTYPKSAGRNFAEILRVIDSLQLTDNYKVTTPADWQNGDDVIVLPSLSNDEAEKLFPAGFTELKPYLRMTKQPNL, from the coding sequence ATGGGTCTACGACTGGGCGACACAGCCCCTAATTTCACGGCAGAAACCACGGAAGGCACCATCGACTTCCACACATGGCTGGGCGATGGCTGGGGGGTGCTGATGTCCCACCCCGCGGATTTCACGCCCGTGTGCACAACCGAGCTCGGCACCGTCGGCGGCTTGGACTCGGAATTCGCCAAACGCAACGCCAAGGCGATCGTGGTCTCGGTGGATTCGGTCGATGATCACTACAAGTGGTCACAGGATATCGCCGAAACGCAACGAAGCGGGGTCACATTCCCGATTATCGGCGATCCCGAGCGCAAGGTATCCGAGCTCTACGACATGATCCACCCGAATGAGGGCGACACGTCGACGGTACGATCGGTGTTCGTGATCGATCCGAATAAAAAGATCCGCATGACGCTGACCTACCCCAAGTCAGCCGGGCGCAACTTTGCCGAAATCCTGCGCGTGATCGACTCTCTACAGCTGACGGATAACTACAAAGTGACCACGCCGGCCGATTGGCAAAACGGCGACGATGTGATCGTCCTGCCGAGCCTATCCAATGACGAAGCGGAAAAGCTCTTCCCGGCCGGCTTCACCGAGTTAAAGCCCTATCTACGCATGACCAAACAGCCGAATCTCTAA
- the ilvD gene encoding dihydroxy-acid dehydratase, whose translation MTDQTTNKRRSATITEGTARAPNRAMLRAMGYTDADLTKPIVGIANGYSTVTPCNMGLNALAERAETAFEDSGAKSQVFGTVTVSDGISMGTTGMKYSLVSREVIADAVETAVQAESMDGVLALGGCDKNMPGAMIGIARMNVPAIFVYGGTIKPGHLDGEDLTLVSAFEAVGQRVAGTIDDARLKKVECNACPGIGSCGGMFTANTMSSTFEAMGMSLPYSSTMAAEDAEKAENTAASAQALLTAIEKGIRPRDLLTFKAFENAITLVMAVGGSTNAVLHLLAIAHAAGVDLSIDDFERIRGKVPVFCDLKPSGRHVVTELHAAGGIPQVLKMLYNAGLLHGDCPTITGATLAETLADVPDEPPSGQTVIHPIDKPLYASGHLAILKGNLATEGAVAKITGIKEPSITGPARVFDSEEDAMSAIVGEQVGAGDVVVLRYEGPKGGPGMREMLSPTSAIVGRGLSDKVGLITDGRFSGGTYGMVVGHVAPEAAAGGDIALVEDGDTITIDAHQRLLQLAVDDETLARRRAAWQNRPGNATRGVLGKYAKLVGSAASGAVTDDAD comes from the coding sequence ATGACCGACCAGACAACCAACAAACGCCGCAGCGCCACCATAACCGAAGGCACAGCACGCGCGCCGAACCGCGCCATGCTGCGCGCCATGGGCTACACCGACGCCGACCTGACCAAGCCCATCGTCGGCATCGCCAACGGCTACTCCACGGTCACGCCCTGCAATATGGGCCTAAACGCTCTGGCTGAACGCGCCGAAACCGCGTTCGAGGACAGCGGCGCCAAGTCACAAGTCTTCGGCACGGTCACCGTCTCGGACGGCATCTCCATGGGCACGACGGGGATGAAGTACTCGCTGGTCTCGCGCGAAGTCATCGCCGACGCGGTGGAAACCGCGGTCCAAGCCGAATCAATGGACGGCGTCCTAGCACTCGGCGGCTGCGACAAGAACATGCCGGGCGCGATGATCGGTATCGCACGCATGAATGTGCCGGCAATATTCGTCTATGGCGGCACGATCAAGCCTGGCCATCTGGACGGCGAGGACTTGACCCTCGTCTCGGCATTCGAAGCTGTCGGCCAACGCGTTGCCGGCACGATCGACGACGCTCGCCTCAAGAAGGTCGAATGCAACGCCTGCCCGGGCATCGGCTCCTGTGGCGGCATGTTTACCGCCAATACCATGTCGAGCACATTCGAAGCGATGGGCATGAGCCTGCCCTATTCGTCGACCATGGCCGCGGAAGACGCCGAGAAAGCCGAGAACACAGCCGCCTCGGCACAAGCGCTGTTAACCGCCATCGAAAAAGGCATCCGCCCGCGTGATCTGCTGACCTTCAAAGCCTTCGAGAACGCCATCACGCTGGTCATGGCCGTGGGCGGCTCCACCAACGCGGTGCTCCACCTGCTCGCGATCGCACACGCAGCGGGCGTCGATCTATCGATTGACGATTTTGAACGCATCCGCGGCAAGGTCCCGGTTTTCTGCGATCTGAAACCCTCGGGCCGCCATGTCGTCACCGAACTGCACGCCGCCGGCGGCATCCCGCAGGTGTTGAAGATGCTCTACAACGCTGGATTGCTGCATGGCGACTGCCCGACGATCACCGGTGCCACGCTGGCCGAGACCCTGGCCGACGTGCCGGACGAACCGCCGTCCGGGCAAACGGTGATTCACCCGATCGACAAACCGCTCTATGCCTCCGGGCACCTGGCGATCCTCAAGGGTAACCTCGCCACCGAAGGCGCCGTAGCCAAGATTACGGGCATCAAGGAACCGTCGATAACCGGCCCAGCACGGGTGTTCGATTCGGAAGAAGATGCCATGTCGGCCATCGTCGGCGAGCAAGTCGGCGCCGGCGATGTCGTGGTCCTTCGCTACGAAGGCCCCAAGGGCGGCCCCGGTATGCGCGAAATGCTCTCACCGACCTCGGCCATCGTCGGCCGGGGCCTTAGTGACAAAGTCGGACTGATTACCGACGGTCGCTTCTCTGGCGGCACTTACGGCATGGTCGTCGGCCATGTCGCACCGGAAGCTGCAGCCGGCGGCGATATCGCACTCGTCGAGGACGGTGACACCATCACCATCGACGCCCACCAACGATTGCTACAACTGGCGGTCGACGACGAAACGTTGGCGCGCCGGCGTGCCGCATGGCAGAACCGTCCCGGCAACGCGACGCGCGGCGTGCTCGGCAAATACGCCAAGCTGGTCGGTTCGGCGGCGAGCGGTGCTGTCACCGACGACGCCGATTGA
- a CDS encoding hydrolase TatD gives MTLVDIGANLAHESFDADRQDVRQRAHAAGVHAMVVTGSDHASNASAVELARTENDLAATAGLHPHHAESWDDALAEQIADAAGAGDIAAVGEAGLDYFRDLSPRDAQATAFEAQLDIARRHQLPVFLHQREAHADFAAILKNTIDDLPAAVVHCFTGDRDALETYLELGCHIGITGWICDERRGQSVARLLPEIPSDRLMIETDCPFLLPRSLDSKPATRRNEPSFLPEVARAAAVARGESVSALASATTATAERFFGLKERHAAASVAK, from the coding sequence ATGACGCTAGTCGACATCGGCGCCAATCTGGCCCACGAGAGTTTTGACGCTGATCGCCAAGATGTACGCCAGCGAGCGCACGCGGCTGGCGTCCACGCGATGGTCGTGACGGGCAGTGACCATGCGAGCAACGCATCTGCCGTAGAACTCGCGCGCACCGAGAACGATCTGGCAGCGACCGCTGGTTTGCATCCGCACCACGCCGAGTCATGGGACGACGCACTCGCCGAGCAGATCGCCGACGCAGCCGGCGCTGGCGATATTGCAGCGGTCGGTGAAGCCGGTCTGGATTATTTCCGCGATCTATCGCCAAGGGATGCACAGGCCACGGCGTTCGAGGCTCAACTCGATATTGCGCGTCGCCATCAGTTGCCGGTGTTCCTGCATCAGCGTGAGGCACATGCTGACTTTGCCGCCATTCTGAAAAACACGATCGACGACTTGCCGGCCGCGGTCGTGCATTGTTTTACCGGCGACCGCGACGCACTCGAGACTTATCTCGAACTTGGTTGCCACATCGGCATCACCGGCTGGATCTGCGACGAGCGCCGTGGCCAGTCGGTCGCCCGGCTGTTGCCGGAGATCCCGAGTGATCGCCTGATGATCGAAACCGACTGTCCGTTTCTGTTGCCGCGAAGTCTTGATTCCAAACCGGCGACACGACGCAACGAGCCGTCGTTTCTGCCCGAGGTTGCCAGGGCGGCAGCCGTCGCGCGCGGTGAGTCGGTGTCGGCACTGGCGAGTGCGACAACTGCAACGGCTGAGCGATTTTTTGGGCTAAAAGAACGGCATGCCGCCGCTTCAGTCGCGAAATGA
- a CDS encoding TIGR04211 family SH3 domain-containing protein: MRRSPIPRVAIAFLLVIVTGVASAATRYVSDQLSVNLRRGPGTGYNIKKLIDAGDKLTTLSKSDGWTKIRTASGTTGYVLTRQLSDKPAATTRLDKYRQQNKKLRKQNKSLSTNAGSAKKKIAKLQKQNKQLTSQKKTISQKLEKLRETSADAVRINKQNKKYHKKVMSLESTVERLKHENEALESRREGMKIGALILFVGIVVGLLLSLMRRRRSGSWSDSL, from the coding sequence ATGCGTCGTAGCCCAATACCGCGCGTTGCTATCGCGTTCCTGCTCGTGATCGTCACTGGCGTGGCCAGCGCCGCAACACGCTATGTCAGCGACCAATTATCGGTGAACCTGCGGCGCGGCCCGGGCACCGGTTACAACATTAAGAAACTCATAGACGCCGGCGACAAGCTAACCACACTCTCGAAATCCGATGGTTGGACCAAGATCCGGACAGCCAGCGGCACCACCGGCTACGTGCTGACCCGGCAACTGTCGGACAAACCAGCCGCCACCACGCGTCTGGACAAATATCGGCAGCAGAATAAGAAACTGCGTAAACAAAACAAATCGCTGAGCACCAACGCGGGCAGTGCTAAGAAAAAGATTGCCAAACTGCAGAAACAGAACAAGCAACTGACCAGCCAGAAAAAAACGATCAGTCAGAAGCTTGAAAAATTGCGTGAAACCTCCGCCGACGCCGTGCGCATTAACAAACAGAATAAGAAATACCACAAGAAAGTGATGTCGCTGGAGTCGACGGTCGAGCGTTTGAAACACGAAAACGAGGCGCTCGAAAGCCGGCGTGAAGGCATGAAAATCGGCGCGCTCATCCTGTTCGTGGGGATCGTGGTCGGCCTATTGCTTTCCCTGATGCGCCGGCGTCGTTCCGGTAGTTGGAGCGACTCGCTATGA
- a CDS encoding alpha/beta hydrolase encodes MQADELHWPAAGEHARGTIDGPAGALETAIAMPKTSARGLVLVAHPHPQQGGTLDNKVTYMTARAMVESGFAAIRVNYRGVGQSEGGYDAGQGEFDDLRVARQWALQQSGLPYAGVAGFSFGAWLALCLAVSDGARALLTIGLPVEYFENNLPRADTAWRALFGDADDVIDVDRAIHAVQALQPPVDTQIMSGAGHFLHGRLSELRRLAGDHFDAHGD; translated from the coding sequence ATGCAGGCGGACGAATTACATTGGCCAGCCGCGGGCGAACACGCACGCGGCACGATCGACGGCCCAGCAGGCGCGCTGGAAACCGCCATAGCCATGCCGAAAACGAGCGCGCGCGGACTCGTGCTTGTGGCTCACCCGCATCCGCAGCAAGGCGGCACGCTGGATAACAAAGTCACCTACATGACTGCGCGCGCCATGGTCGAGTCCGGCTTTGCTGCAATCCGGGTCAACTACCGCGGTGTGGGCCAAAGCGAAGGCGGCTACGACGCTGGCCAAGGCGAGTTCGACGATCTGCGCGTGGCGCGGCAATGGGCGCTCCAACAATCCGGGCTCCCGTATGCCGGAGTCGCAGGCTTTTCATTCGGCGCCTGGCTGGCGCTGTGCCTAGCCGTATCAGACGGCGCACGGGCGCTTCTGACTATCGGTCTGCCGGTGGAATATTTCGAAAACAACCTGCCACGAGCCGATACGGCATGGCGCGCCCTTTTCGGCGACGCTGACGACGTCATCGACGTCGATCGCGCCATACATGCCGTCCAGGCCCTACAGCCGCCGGTCGACACACAGATAATGAGCGGCGCCGGCCATTTCCTGCACGGCCGTCTCAGCGAGCTTCGCCGTCTGGCCGGGGACCATTTCGACGCCCACGGCGACTAA
- a CDS encoding TerB family tellurite resistance protein, whose translation MNLFNQLKTALAPTETAERDPEHAQRIAAAVLMLEIAHADHVHADVEYQTIRTELENGFALDAAGADELLEAARPQSDDNVSLYTYLKTLNSGLNATEKREVIEMLWRVAYADREIAADEEALLRRLADMLYLPHSEFIRAKLAVLGD comes from the coding sequence ATGAATCTTTTCAACCAGCTGAAAACCGCGTTGGCGCCGACCGAGACAGCCGAGCGCGACCCGGAACACGCCCAGCGCATCGCCGCTGCGGTATTGATGCTCGAGATAGCGCATGCGGATCACGTGCACGCCGACGTCGAATACCAAACCATCCGCACCGAGCTCGAAAACGGTTTCGCCCTAGACGCCGCGGGCGCCGACGAGCTGCTTGAGGCTGCCCGACCGCAGTCCGACGACAACGTGTCACTTTATACGTATTTAAAAACGCTCAACAGCGGGCTTAACGCGACCGAGAAGCGCGAAGTCATCGAGATGTTGTGGCGCGTCGCGTATGCCGACCGTGAAATCGCCGCTGACGAAGAAGCGCTGCTGCGGCGACTCGCCGATATGCTTTATCTGCCGCACAGCGAGTTCATCCGCGCCAAACTGGCTGTGCTCGGCGACTAA
- the metW gene encoding methionine biosynthesis protein MetW, whose product MNTETTPAPDGLRADLALIADWIRPGARVLDLGCGDGALLAHLAGTKDVVGYGLEINADNVIQCAKRGVNVLQLDLDKGLGEFSAASFDYVVMSSALQEVQRPDRLMDEMLRVGQASIVTFPNFGHWRPRLSLGAFGLMPMSKSLPHRWYESPNIRLSTVRDFEQLCVEKGVAIARRHVVNHAHRSNALIRMWPNLFGEIALYQLAESA is encoded by the coding sequence ATGAACACGGAGACGACGCCGGCACCGGATGGTTTGCGCGCCGATCTCGCGCTCATTGCTGACTGGATTCGTCCAGGCGCACGGGTGCTCGATCTCGGTTGTGGTGATGGCGCGTTATTGGCACACCTCGCCGGGACCAAGGACGTTGTCGGTTATGGTTTGGAGATCAATGCCGACAACGTTATCCAGTGCGCTAAACGCGGCGTCAACGTGCTGCAGCTCGACCTCGACAAGGGCCTTGGCGAGTTCTCGGCGGCGAGTTTCGATTATGTCGTTATGAGCTCGGCGCTGCAGGAAGTCCAGCGCCCGGATCGGCTGATGGACGAGATGCTGCGTGTCGGGCAGGCATCGATCGTGACCTTCCCTAACTTTGGCCATTGGCGTCCGCGTCTGTCGCTCGGGGCCTTTGGTCTGATGCCGATGTCGAAATCATTGCCGCATCGCTGGTATGAGTCGCCCAACATCCGGCTGAGCACGGTGCGTGACTTCGAGCAACTATGCGTGGAAAAGGGCGTCGCGATCGCGCGTCGGCATGTGGTCAATCATGCCCACCGCAGTAATGCGCTGATTCGGATGTGGCCGAATCTTTTCGGCGAGATCGCGCTTTATCAACTCGCCGAATCAGCGTAG